In a genomic window of Streptomyces roseoviridis:
- the dtd gene encoding D-aminoacyl-tRNA deacylase, with the protein MRAVVQRVDGASVVVAGETVGEITGEGLCVLVGVTHDDTPEKAAQLARKLWSVRVLDGEKSCSDVNAPLLVISQFTLYGDARKGRRPTWNAAAPGPVAEPLVDEVVARLRALGAHVETGRFGADMRVSLTNHGPFTVLLEV; encoded by the coding sequence ATGCGAGCAGTGGTGCAGAGGGTCGACGGCGCGAGCGTCGTCGTCGCAGGGGAGACCGTCGGTGAGATCACCGGCGAAGGGCTGTGCGTCCTGGTCGGGGTGACCCATGACGACACTCCCGAGAAGGCCGCGCAATTGGCCAGAAAGCTCTGGTCCGTCCGGGTGCTGGACGGAGAGAAGTCGTGCTCCGACGTCAACGCGCCGCTGCTGGTGATCTCCCAGTTCACCCTCTACGGAGACGCCCGCAAGGGCCGCCGCCCCACCTGGAACGCGGCCGCGCCCGGCCCGGTCGCCGAACCCCTCGTGGACGAGGTGGTCGCCCGGCTGCGCGCGCTCGGCGCGCACGTGGAGACGGGCCGGTTCGGAGCGGACATGCGCGTGTCGCTCACGAACCACGGCCCGTTCACGGTCCTGCTGGAGGTCTGA
- a CDS encoding folate-binding protein — translation MKSPLLSLPGAVPAEGRDEGVAAHYGDLFREQRSLADGTGFVDLSHRGVVTVTGHDRLSWLHLLLTQHVSDLPAGRATEALILSANGHIEHALYLVDDGETVWAHVEPGTQAELIAYLESMKFFYRVEVADRTEDFAVVHLPAGSIAPVPDGVVVRETAHGRELFLPRGGLEAFAASHGPAAGILAYEALRVEAHRPRLGFETDHRTIPHEIGLIGSAVHLQKGCYRGQETVARVQNLGKPPRRLVFLHLDGSEVHLPAPGTPLRLAADGPEGRQLGFVTTAVRHHELGPIALALVKRNVPVDADLVAGTTAAAQETVVEP, via the coding sequence ATGAAGAGCCCTCTGCTGTCCCTGCCCGGCGCCGTCCCCGCCGAAGGACGTGACGAAGGTGTCGCCGCGCACTACGGCGACCTGTTCCGCGAGCAGCGGTCCCTCGCCGACGGCACCGGTTTCGTCGACCTGTCGCACCGCGGTGTCGTGACCGTCACCGGCCACGACCGGCTGAGCTGGCTGCACCTGCTGCTCACCCAGCACGTCAGCGATCTGCCGGCCGGCCGGGCCACCGAGGCCCTGATCCTGTCCGCCAACGGGCACATCGAGCACGCGCTGTACCTGGTCGACGACGGCGAGACGGTCTGGGCGCACGTCGAGCCGGGCACGCAGGCCGAGCTCATCGCGTACCTGGAGTCGATGAAGTTCTTCTACCGGGTCGAGGTCGCCGACCGCACCGAGGACTTCGCGGTCGTCCACCTGCCGGCCGGGTCCATCGCCCCGGTGCCGGACGGCGTGGTCGTACGGGAGACGGCGCACGGCCGGGAGCTGTTCCTGCCGCGGGGCGGCCTGGAGGCGTTCGCGGCCTCGCACGGCCCGGCCGCCGGCATCCTCGCGTACGAGGCGCTGCGGGTGGAGGCTCACCGGCCGCGGCTCGGCTTCGAGACCGACCACCGGACCATCCCGCACGAGATCGGTCTGATCGGCAGCGCCGTGCACCTCCAGAAGGGCTGCTACCGCGGCCAGGAGACCGTCGCCCGGGTGCAGAACCTGGGCAAGCCGCCGCGCCGCCTGGTCTTCCTGCACCTGGACGGCAGCGAGGTGCACCTGCCCGCTCCCGGTACGCCCCTGCGGCTGGCCGCCGACGGCCCCGAGGGCCGTCAGCTGGGCTTCGTCACGACGGCGGTGCGCCACCACGAGCTGGGGCCGATCGCGCTGGCGCTGGTGAAGCGGAACGTGCCGGTGGACGCCGATCTCGTCGCGGGGACGACGGCCGCCGCGCAGGAGACCGTCGTCGAGCCCTAG
- a CDS encoding Fur family transcriptional regulator, which yields MVSTDWKSDLRQRGYRLTPQRQLVLEAVDALEHATPDDILGEVRKTAAGINISTVYRTLELLEELGLVSHAHLGHGAPTYHLADRHHHLHLVCRDCAEVIEADVEVAAEFTGKLRETFGFETDMKHFAIFGRCQGCATKDTAAGS from the coding sequence GTGGTGAGCACCGACTGGAAGAGCGACCTGAGGCAGCGCGGCTACCGGCTGACGCCTCAGCGCCAGCTTGTCCTGGAGGCCGTGGACGCGCTGGAGCACGCGACCCCGGACGACATCCTCGGCGAGGTGCGCAAGACCGCCGCCGGGATCAACATCTCCACCGTCTACCGGACCCTGGAGCTCCTGGAGGAGCTCGGTCTGGTCAGCCACGCCCATTTGGGGCACGGCGCGCCGACCTATCACCTCGCCGACCGGCACCACCACCTGCACCTGGTCTGCCGGGACTGCGCCGAGGTCATCGAGGCGGACGTGGAGGTGGCCGCGGAGTTCACCGGGAAGCTCCGCGAGACCTTCGGCTTCGAGACCGACATGAAGCACTTCGCGATCTTCGGCCGTTGTCAGGGCTGCGCCACGAAGGACACCGCCGCCGGGTCGTAG
- a CDS encoding FABP family protein: MIEIPSDLNPGLVPLAFLLGTWEGAGVSDFPGAEKCNFGQSVTFSHDGRDFLEYHSHSWVLDADGNKVRPLETESGYWRIDKDRKVEVVMVRDQGIVEVWYGELADQKPQIDLATDAVARTAASGPYSGGKRLYGYVKSDLMWVGEKSTPEVPLRPYMSAHLKKVVTPEEVAEMARNLPDMPDDGIAFFR, encoded by the coding sequence ATGATCGAGATCCCGTCCGACCTCAACCCGGGCCTCGTCCCCCTCGCGTTCCTGCTGGGCACGTGGGAGGGCGCGGGCGTCTCCGACTTCCCCGGCGCCGAGAAGTGCAACTTCGGCCAGTCCGTGACCTTCAGCCACGACGGCCGGGACTTCCTCGAGTACCACTCGCACTCCTGGGTCCTGGACGCCGACGGCAACAAGGTCCGCCCGCTGGAGACCGAGAGCGGTTACTGGCGCATCGACAAGGACCGCAAGGTCGAGGTCGTCATGGTCCGCGACCAGGGCATCGTCGAGGTCTGGTACGGCGAGCTCGCCGACCAGAAGCCCCAGATCGACCTGGCGACGGACGCCGTCGCGCGCACCGCGGCCTCCGGCCCGTACAGCGGTGGCAAGCGGCTCTACGGCTACGTCAAGAGCGACCTGATGTGGGTGGGCGAGAAGTCCACCCCCGAGGTCCCGCTGCGGCCGTACATGTCGGCGCACCTGAAGAAGGTCGTCACGCCCGAGGAGGTCGCCGAGATGGCGCGCAACCTCCCCGACATGCCGGACGACGGCATCGCCTTCTTCCGCTAG
- a CDS encoding DsrE family protein yields MAKKLVIKVTAGADAPERCSQAFTVAAVAVASGVEVSLWLTGESSWFALPGRAAEFELPHAAPLPDLIDSILAAGRVTLCTQCAARREITEADVLDGVRIAGAQVFVQEAMSEDTQALVY; encoded by the coding sequence ATGGCGAAGAAGCTCGTGATCAAGGTGACCGCCGGGGCGGACGCCCCCGAACGCTGCTCCCAGGCCTTCACGGTGGCCGCCGTCGCCGTCGCGAGCGGCGTCGAGGTCTCGCTCTGGCTGACCGGCGAGTCCTCGTGGTTCGCCCTCCCGGGCCGCGCGGCCGAGTTCGAGCTCCCGCACGCCGCGCCGCTCCCCGACCTGATCGACTCGATCCTGGCCGCGGGCCGCGTCACCCTGTGCACCCAGTGCGCCGCACGCCGCGAGATCACCGAGGCCGACGTCCTCGACGGCGTCCGCATCGCGGGCGCCCAGGTCTTCGTCCAGGAGGCGATGTCCGAGGACACGCAGGCGCTCGTCTACTAG
- a CDS encoding RidA family protein — protein sequence MPRAVTLIRSASLSDVAEYAYAATAPAEARLVFLAGACPLNEDGSTAAVGDVAGQAARAVENMRTALADAGASLRDVISTRVLVASHRREDLVTAWGVVRDAFGDHDVPSTLMGVTVLGYDGQLVEIEAVAAVLDS from the coding sequence GTGCCGCGTGCCGTCACCTTGATCCGCTCCGCGTCCCTGTCCGACGTCGCGGAGTACGCCTACGCGGCCACCGCCCCGGCCGAGGCACGGTTGGTCTTCCTGGCCGGAGCGTGTCCTCTGAACGAGGACGGCTCCACCGCGGCGGTCGGGGACGTCGCGGGGCAGGCGGCCAGGGCCGTGGAGAACATGCGGACCGCCCTGGCGGACGCGGGCGCGTCACTGCGCGACGTCATCAGCACCCGCGTTCTCGTCGCCTCTCACCGGCGGGAGGACCTGGTGACGGCGTGGGGGGTCGTCCGGGACGCGTTCGGCGACCACGACGTGCCCAGCACCCTGATGGGCGTCACCGTGCTCGGCTACGACGGCCAGCTCGTCGAGATCGAAGCCGTCGCCGCCGTGCTCGACTCCTGA
- a CDS encoding DUF3099 domain-containing protein, whose product MSARAGRSYAEDVYARRRRVYFWMMGVCLALFVGAWAVVRLWSVPAAVAMCLAAMVIPPVAAVIANRRGPDDRWWDDPSGDPRSDEWWDELDGRKRRDS is encoded by the coding sequence CTGTCCGCGCGTGCCGGCCGGTCGTACGCTGAAGACGTGTACGCACGGCGTCGGCGTGTCTACTTCTGGATGATGGGCGTCTGCCTGGCCCTCTTCGTGGGCGCCTGGGCCGTCGTGCGCCTGTGGTCGGTGCCGGCGGCCGTCGCCATGTGCCTGGCCGCCATGGTCATCCCGCCGGTCGCCGCGGTGATCGCGAACCGCCGGGGCCCGGACGACCGCTGGTGGGACGACCCGTCGGGCGACCCCCGGTCGGACGAGTGGTGGGACGAGCTGGACGGCAGGAAGCGCCGCGACTCCTGA
- a CDS encoding DUF1416 domain-containing protein — translation MCGAQPGGPDASTIKPGETTIQGYVTKDGQPVTGYVRLLDSTGEFTAEVPTSATGQFRFYAAEGTWTVRALVPGGSADRQVVAQQGGLAEVAIAV, via the coding sequence ATGTGTGGAGCGCAGCCCGGCGGGCCCGACGCCTCGACGATCAAGCCCGGTGAGACCACCATCCAGGGCTACGTGACCAAGGACGGCCAGCCCGTCACCGGTTACGTCCGCCTCCTGGACTCGACCGGCGAGTTCACCGCGGAGGTCCCGACCTCCGCCACCGGCCAGTTCCGCTTCTACGCGGCCGAGGGCACGTGGACCGTCCGCGCCCTGGTCCCGGGCGGCTCCGCCGACCGCCAGGTCGTCGCCCAGCAGGGCGGCCTCGCGGAGGTCGCGATCGCGGTCTGA
- a CDS encoding sulfurtransferase — protein MARSDVLVDADWVEANLDNPKVAIVEVDEDTSAYDKNHIKNAIRIDWTKDLQDPVRRDFIDQEGFEKLLSAKGIANDTTVVLYGGNNNWFASYAYWYFKLYGHQDVKLLDGGRKKWELDSRDLVDGSEVPNRPATEYKAQAQDTSIRAFRDDVVAAIGTQNLVDVRSPDEFSGKLLAPAHLPQEQSQRPGHVPSAKNIPWSKNANDDGTFKSDDELKALYEAEDVDLAKDTVAYCRIGERSALTWFVLHELLGVENVKNYDGSWTEYGSLVGVPIELGPAK, from the coding sequence ATGGCTCGCAGCGACGTCCTGGTCGACGCCGATTGGGTCGAGGCCAACCTCGACAACCCGAAGGTCGCCATCGTCGAGGTCGACGAGGACACCTCGGCGTACGACAAGAACCACATCAAGAACGCCATCCGGATCGACTGGACGAAGGACCTCCAGGACCCGGTCCGCCGTGACTTCATCGACCAGGAGGGCTTCGAGAAGCTCCTCTCGGCGAAGGGCATCGCCAACGACACCACCGTCGTCCTCTACGGCGGCAACAACAACTGGTTCGCGTCCTACGCCTACTGGTACTTCAAGCTCTACGGCCACCAGGACGTCAAGCTCCTCGACGGCGGCCGCAAGAAGTGGGAGCTCGACTCCCGCGACCTGGTCGACGGCTCCGAGGTCCCGAACCGCCCGGCGACCGAGTACAAGGCCCAGGCCCAGGACACCTCGATCCGCGCCTTCCGCGACGACGTCGTGGCCGCGATCGGCACCCAGAACCTGGTCGACGTCCGTTCGCCCGACGAGTTCTCCGGCAAGCTCCTCGCCCCGGCCCACCTCCCGCAGGAGCAGTCGCAGCGCCCGGGCCACGTGCCGAGCGCCAAGAACATCCCGTGGTCGAAGAACGCCAACGACGACGGCACCTTCAAGTCGGACGACGAGCTCAAGGCCCTGTACGAGGCCGAGGACGTCGACCTGGCGAAGGACACCGTCGCCTACTGCCGCATCGGCGAGCGCTCCGCGCTCACCTGGTTCGTGCTGCACGAGCTGCTCGGCGTCGAGAACGTCAAGAACTACGACGGCTCGTGGACCGAGTACGGCTCCCTCGTCGGCGTGCCGATCGAGCTCGGCCCCGCCAAGTAA
- a CDS encoding Ms5788A family Cys-rich leader peptide, with product MKRQAELTKRRAVDLCRVAAMLCRSV from the coding sequence ATGAAGCGACAGGCGGAACTCACGAAGCGGCGGGCAGTAGACCTGTGCCGCGTCGCCGCCATGCTCTGTCGCTCCGTCTGA
- a CDS encoding DUF2993 domain-containing protein — protein MRALRIVLIVAVVLGGLFVGADRIAVGYAESEAAEGVRLGTGKAESTEVDIHGFPFLTQVMDRRLDEVEVRVTGFRATAGGRPVRIGELTADLRDVTLGPDHAIERAGTADGTALISYRDLAAASGREATVEYGGDGKLKVTGGVRFLGRTLTRSVLSTVTLVDGDTLRVRADEVPGEGIPGLEDMVRARTDFDRRIEGLPKGMRLTKVEARQDGLAVTVTGRDVVLSAG, from the coding sequence ATGCGAGCACTGCGGATCGTGCTGATCGTGGCCGTCGTGCTCGGGGGGCTGTTCGTCGGCGCGGACCGGATCGCCGTCGGGTACGCGGAGTCGGAGGCGGCCGAGGGCGTGCGGCTCGGCACCGGCAAGGCGGAGTCCACCGAGGTGGACATCCACGGCTTCCCGTTCCTGACCCAGGTCATGGACCGGCGTCTCGACGAGGTCGAGGTGCGGGTGACCGGCTTCCGGGCGACCGCCGGCGGCCGACCGGTGCGCATCGGCGAGCTGACCGCCGACCTCCGTGACGTCACGCTGGGCCCGGACCACGCGATCGAGCGGGCCGGCACGGCCGACGGCACCGCGTTGATCTCCTACCGTGACCTGGCCGCCGCCTCGGGCCGGGAGGCCACCGTCGAGTACGGCGGCGACGGCAAGCTGAAGGTCACCGGCGGGGTGCGGTTCCTGGGCCGGACGCTGACCCGCAGCGTGCTGTCCACGGTGACCCTGGTGGACGGCGACACCCTCCGGGTGCGGGCCGACGAGGTGCCGGGCGAGGGCATCCCGGGTCTGGAGGACATGGTGCGCGCCCGCACCGACTTCGACCGGCGGATCGAGGGCCTACCGAAGGGCATGCGGCTGACGAAGGTCGAGGCGCGCCAGGACGGTCTCGCGGTGACGGTGACCGGCCGCGACGTGGTCCTGTCGGCCGGCTGA
- a CDS encoding MoaD/ThiS family protein produces MAAGTIRYWAAAKAAAGVAEEPYAAETLAEALDAARERHPGELVRVLQRCSFLIDGDPVGTRAHETVRLAEGGTVEVLPPFAGG; encoded by the coding sequence ATGGCAGCGGGAACCATCCGCTACTGGGCCGCGGCGAAGGCCGCCGCCGGAGTCGCCGAGGAGCCGTACGCCGCCGAGACCCTCGCGGAGGCGCTGGACGCGGCCCGTGAGCGGCACCCCGGTGAGCTGGTGCGGGTCCTCCAGCGCTGCTCGTTCCTGATCGACGGCGATCCCGTCGGCACGCGCGCGCATGAGACGGTACGGCTGGCGGAGGGCGGCACGGTCGAGGTGCTCCCCCCGTTCGCAGGAGGGTGA
- a CDS encoding alpha/beta hydrolase, producing the protein MTSAAEGRFHMVDVSWLTSVPRRAVLRTEDDVRIEAFFEPRTAAVTDAAAATAIVVAHGFTGSVDRPALRRAARVLRRHADVVTFSFRGHGRSGGRSTVGDREVLDLSAAVRWARELGHARVVTVGFSMGGSVVLRHAALERGAEARTDAVAAVSAPARWYYRGTPSMRRVHWVITRPVGRLVGRYGLGTRIHHRDWDPVPLSPVEAVPLIAPTPLLVVHGDRDPYFPVDHPHSLLAAAPEGTAELWLERGMGHAENAADDGLLDRLGAWLVRP; encoded by the coding sequence ATGACTTCCGCGGCAGAGGGTCGATTTCACATGGTGGATGTTTCCTGGCTCACTTCCGTACCCCGCCGCGCCGTTCTCCGTACCGAGGACGACGTCCGGATCGAGGCGTTCTTCGAACCGCGCACGGCCGCCGTCACCGATGCGGCGGCCGCCACGGCGATCGTCGTGGCACACGGGTTCACCGGCTCGGTCGACCGGCCCGCGCTGCGGCGCGCCGCCCGGGTCCTGCGCCGCCACGCCGACGTCGTCACCTTCTCCTTCCGCGGCCACGGCCGCTCGGGCGGCCGTTCCACCGTCGGCGACCGCGAGGTGCTCGACCTGTCGGCGGCGGTCCGCTGGGCCCGTGAACTCGGCCACGCGCGCGTGGTGACGGTCGGCTTCTCCATGGGCGGCTCGGTCGTCCTGCGGCACGCCGCCCTGGAGCGCGGCGCGGAGGCCCGCACCGACGCCGTCGCCGCCGTGTCCGCCCCGGCCCGCTGGTACTACCGGGGGACGCCGTCGATGCGCCGCGTCCACTGGGTGATCACCCGTCCGGTGGGCCGGCTGGTCGGCCGCTACGGCCTGGGCACCCGGATCCACCACCGGGACTGGGACCCGGTGCCGCTGTCGCCGGTGGAGGCGGTTCCGCTGATCGCGCCGACGCCGCTCCTGGTGGTGCACGGCGACCGCGACCCGTACTTCCCCGTCGACCACCCGCACAGCCTCCTCGCGGCGGCCCCCGAAGGCACGGCCGAGCTGTGGCTGGAGCGGGGCATGGGCCACGCCGAGAACGCGGCGGACGACGGGCTGCTCGACCGGCTCGGGGCCTGGCTCGTCCGGCCGTAG
- a CDS encoding response regulator transcription factor, with protein sequence MSSLLLLTNALQPSTEVLPALGLLLHNVRVAPAEGPALVDTPGADVILVDGRRDLPQVRSLCQLLRSTGPGCPLILVVTEGGLAAVTADWGIDDVLLDTAGPAEVEARLRLAMGRQQITADDSPMEIRNGDLSVDEATYSAKLKGRVLDLTFKEFELLKYLAQHPGRVFTRAQLLQEVWGYDYFGGTRTVDVHVRRLRAKLGPEHESLIGTVRNVGYRFVTPEKVERAAEEARAKEGARVKGTTRELTPVEDR encoded by the coding sequence ATGAGCTCACTGCTGCTCCTCACCAACGCCCTGCAGCCGTCGACCGAGGTGCTTCCGGCACTCGGCCTGCTGCTCCACAACGTGCGCGTGGCGCCCGCGGAGGGCCCGGCCCTCGTGGACACCCCGGGCGCCGACGTGATCCTCGTCGACGGCCGGCGGGACCTGCCGCAGGTGCGCTCGCTGTGCCAGCTGCTGCGGTCCACGGGCCCCGGCTGTCCGCTGATCCTGGTCGTGACGGAGGGCGGTCTCGCGGCCGTCACCGCGGACTGGGGCATCGACGACGTGCTGCTCGACACCGCCGGGCCGGCCGAGGTGGAGGCGCGGCTGCGCCTGGCCATGGGCCGGCAGCAGATCACGGCCGACGACTCCCCGATGGAGATCCGCAACGGTGACCTGTCGGTGGACGAGGCGACGTACAGCGCCAAGCTGAAGGGCCGGGTCCTGGACCTGACCTTCAAGGAGTTCGAGCTGCTCAAGTACCTGGCCCAGCACCCGGGCCGGGTCTTCACCCGCGCCCAGCTCCTCCAGGAGGTGTGGGGCTACGACTACTTCGGCGGCACCCGGACGGTCGACGTCCACGTGCGGCGGCTGCGGGCGAAGCTCGGGCCCGAGCACGAGTCGCTGATCGGCACCGTGCGGAACGTCGGCTACCGGTTCGTCACGCCGGAGAAGGTGGAGCGGGCCGCCGAGGAGGCGCGGGCGAAGGAGGGGGCGCGCGTCAAGGGCACCACGCGGGAACTCACTCCTGTGGAGGACCGCTGA
- a CDS encoding LacI family DNA-binding transcriptional regulator: MAKVTRDDVARLAGTSTAVVSYVINNGPRPVAPATRERVLAAIKELGYRPDRVAQAMASRRTDLIGMVVPDARQPFFAEMAHAVEQAAAERGKMVLVGNSDYRTEREIHYLRAFLGMRVSGLILVSQGMSEQAASEIEAWDARVVLLHERPEAIDDVAVVTDDIGGAQLATRHLLEHGHPYVACMGGIPNTPAVGDPVADHEEGWRRAMLEAGLSIEGRLFQAPYNRYDAYKVALEVLSGPDRPPAIFCSTDDQAFGVLRAARELRIDVPTELAVAGFDDVKEAALSDPPLTTVYSDRPAMARAAVDLVLDDSLRVAGSRRERVKQFPSALIVRRSCGCG, encoded by the coding sequence GTGGCCAAGGTGACGCGGGATGACGTAGCGCGACTGGCGGGTACTTCGACCGCGGTCGTGAGTTACGTCATCAACAACGGACCCCGGCCGGTCGCCCCGGCCACGCGCGAGCGTGTCCTCGCCGCCATCAAGGAGCTGGGGTACCGCCCGGACCGGGTGGCCCAGGCGATGGCGTCGCGCCGCACCGACCTCATAGGCATGGTGGTCCCGGACGCGCGGCAGCCCTTCTTCGCGGAGATGGCGCACGCGGTCGAGCAGGCCGCCGCCGAGCGCGGGAAGATGGTGCTGGTCGGGAACTCCGACTACCGGACCGAGCGCGAGATCCACTATCTGCGGGCCTTCCTCGGCATGCGGGTCTCCGGGCTGATCCTGGTCAGCCAGGGCATGAGCGAGCAGGCCGCGAGTGAGATCGAGGCGTGGGACGCGCGGGTGGTGCTGCTGCACGAGCGGCCCGAGGCGATCGACGACGTGGCCGTCGTGACGGACGACATCGGCGGCGCGCAGCTCGCCACCCGGCACCTGCTGGAGCACGGTCACCCGTACGTGGCGTGCATGGGCGGCATCCCGAACACCCCCGCGGTGGGCGACCCGGTCGCGGACCACGAGGAGGGCTGGCGCCGGGCCATGCTGGAGGCGGGCCTGTCGATCGAGGGCCGGCTCTTCCAGGCCCCGTACAACCGCTACGACGCCTACAAGGTCGCGCTCGAGGTGCTGTCGGGACCGGACCGGCCGCCGGCGATCTTCTGCTCGACGGACGACCAGGCCTTCGGCGTGCTGCGGGCCGCCCGCGAGCTGCGGATCGACGTGCCGACGGAGCTGGCCGTGGCGGGCTTCGACGACGTGAAGGAGGCGGCGCTGTCCGACCCGCCGCTGACCACGGTCTACTCGGACCGCCCGGCGATGGCGAGGGCGGCGGTGGACCTGGTCCTCGACGACTCGCTGCGGGTGGCGGGCTCGCGGCGGGAGCGGGTGAAGCAGTTCCCGTCGGCGCTGATCGTGCGCCGCTCCTGCGGCTGCGGCTGA
- a CDS encoding S1C family serine protease yields MTDHTQPQPQQPYYPPRPPYDPTQPVTTGPGTTIWPSGGHVPPPAPGPAPAPAAHRRARRGVGLLAAVAIAAAAVGGGTATLVERWTADGATAATGAVSGTNVSASNRGTVAQVAQAVSPSIVEISASSDSGRSTGSGVILTSDGEIVTNNHVVSGASTVTVRTSDGKTHRARVVGTDPAKDLALIKLEGASGLKAATLGDSSKVRVGDEVVAIGSPEGLTGTVTSGIVSALDRDVTVAKDDGRGQGQQYDPREGWPFEFGGQRFNGDTGSSKTTYKAIQTDASLNPGNSGGALINMNGEIIGINSAMYAPGSANGSTAGSVGLGFAIPVNTLKADLDDLRAGGAS; encoded by the coding sequence ATGACGGACCACACGCAGCCCCAGCCGCAGCAGCCGTACTATCCGCCGCGTCCCCCGTACGACCCCACGCAGCCGGTCACGACCGGCCCGGGGACGACGATCTGGCCGTCCGGCGGCCACGTACCGCCGCCCGCCCCGGGTCCCGCCCCGGCCCCTGCCGCGCACCGCAGGGCCCGGCGCGGCGTCGGTCTCCTGGCGGCCGTCGCGATCGCCGCGGCGGCGGTCGGCGGCGGGACCGCGACCCTGGTCGAGCGGTGGACGGCCGACGGCGCCACGGCCGCGACGGGCGCCGTGAGCGGCACGAACGTGTCGGCGAGCAACAGGGGCACGGTCGCCCAAGTCGCCCAGGCCGTGTCCCCGTCCATCGTGGAGATCTCCGCGAGCTCGGACTCCGGCAGGTCCACCGGCTCGGGCGTGATCCTCACCTCCGACGGCGAGATCGTCACCAACAACCACGTGGTCTCCGGCGCCTCCACGGTCACGGTGCGCACCTCCGACGGCAAGACCCACCGGGCCCGGGTCGTCGGCACGGACCCCGCCAAGGACCTGGCGCTGATCAAGCTGGAGGGCGCCTCCGGTCTGAAGGCGGCCACGCTCGGCGACTCCTCCAAGGTGCGGGTGGGCGACGAGGTCGTGGCGATCGGCTCCCCCGAGGGCCTGACCGGCACCGTCACGAGCGGCATCGTCTCGGCCCTCGACCGGGACGTGACCGTCGCCAAGGACGACGGCCGGGGCCAGGGACAGCAGTACGACCCGCGGGAGGGCTGGCCGTTCGAGTTCGGCGGGCAGCGGTTCAACGGCGACACGGGCTCGTCGAAGACCACCTACAAGGCGATCCAGACGGACGCCTCGCTCAATCCCGGTAATTCCGGCGGCGCGCTGATCAATATGAACGGCGAGATCATCGGCATCAATTCGGCCATGTACGCGCCCGGTTCGGCGAACGGTTCCACGGCCGGAAGCGTCGGTCTCGGATTCGCGATCCCCGTGAACACCCTCAAGGCCGACCTGGACGACCTGCGTGCGGGCGGTGCCTCCTGA
- a CDS encoding response regulator transcription factor encodes MTGQQNDAERILIVDDEPAVREALRRSLAFEGYATRDAVDGLDALAAMESYAPDLVVLDVQMPRMDGLTAARRIRASGSTVPILMLTARDTVGDRVTGLDAGADDYLVKPFELDELFARIRALLRRSSYAAAAAPAGGGDVLSFEDLRMDLATREVTRGGRPVELTRTEFTLLELFLAHPRQVLTREQILKSVWGFDFEPSSNSLDVYVMYLRRKTEAGGEPRLVHTVRGVGYVLRGGGTE; translated from the coding sequence ATGACCGGCCAGCAGAACGATGCCGAACGCATTCTGATCGTCGACGACGAGCCCGCCGTACGGGAGGCGCTGCGCCGCAGCCTCGCCTTCGAGGGGTACGCGACGCGCGACGCCGTCGACGGGCTCGACGCCCTCGCCGCGATGGAGTCGTACGCACCCGACCTCGTCGTCCTGGACGTGCAGATGCCGCGGATGGACGGTCTGACGGCGGCCCGCCGGATCAGGGCCTCGGGCTCGACCGTGCCGATCCTCATGCTGACCGCCCGGGACACGGTCGGTGACCGGGTCACCGGGCTCGACGCGGGCGCGGACGACTACCTCGTGAAGCCCTTCGAGCTGGACGAGCTGTTCGCCCGGATCCGCGCGCTGCTGCGGCGCAGCTCGTACGCGGCCGCGGCGGCACCCGCCGGCGGCGGCGACGTGCTGTCCTTCGAGGACCTGCGGATGGACCTGGCCACCCGGGAGGTGACGCGGGGCGGGCGGCCGGTGGAGCTGACCCGTACCGAGTTCACGCTCCTGGAGCTGTTCCTCGCCCACCCGCGGCAGGTGCTGACCCGCGAGCAGATCCTGAAGTCGGTGTGGGGCTTCGACTTCGAGCCGAGCTCGAACTCGCTGGACGTGTACGTGATGTACCTGCGGCGCAAGACGGAGGCGGGCGGCGAGCCGCGCCTGGTGCACACCGTCCGCGGCGTCGGCTACGTGCTGCGCGGCGGGGGCACCGAGTGA